In Vicia villosa cultivar HV-30 ecotype Madison, WI linkage group LG7, Vvil1.0, whole genome shotgun sequence, the DNA window TGCATTTAATCCAAAAAGTACAAAATTTACTATTATAACTTAACTTCTTATATGTCAGGTACAACTAACTTGACGGCCAAATCAGCTCCACACATAGCATTgcaacaattaataaaaaatctTAATCTTATAGTTTTTATTGCACAAATGACTTAAACTGAGTGCATGAGATTCACTACATTCTAGATTTACCGCATTCACCTAGGCATCAACATTGATAACAATTAGATTGTGATCTGTCAAGGTAGAATCAAGAATAAGAAACCTTGGAAAGACATCTTCCAATGCGGTGTTGAGTCTTTTCAATATAGCATATTAGAGTAGATTTGTAAAGTTAAAACTTCaatattcaaatcaatttttttataaaactaaaatatattaaaagaaaattgatACAAAAAGAAGTGGGTGGACTAATCCAAAACCCACTAAGAACTcaaaagaatttgaattgaaaaaaaaaaaaatctaacataTTTTTAAATTAGTCATTTCTAATGCTCAAGAGTAAAAAATCAAAATACGTTAACGATGTAGATGTGCGGTTTATAATTGCAAAACAATTCACACAattatttttttccatatatGTATTTAATAAAGAAAGACATGTTAGAAAACATGTTAATGCAAACATGTCATTTGGTTTTAATTTGCCAAGGCGCAGAGTCAAGAGTCAAGTTTGGTAGAAAGAAAAGTCTAGACCATCATAAGAGAATCTGACTCCACCCAAAGCCTAGGCCAACTTTTGATTTTCGCTATCTCTATTGCTCTTGACACCCCCACAAAATTTAGCTAACAAAAAATTTTTCCCGCATAAGAAATTTAACAAAGGCTAAGATGAATAGACCATTATTATCTCTATTAATACTTCCATAGCCCGCAACACTAGAATTGGGGGAGTGAGCTCCATCAACATTACACTAAATCCAATATTTGGAAGGATGACACCAAATAACCACTTTGATGGTTGGGGCTCTAGGAAGGTGAATTGGAATGTTGAAAACCTTAAGGAGAACATAAATCATCCCAGGAGGCTCTTAAAGTTAGCTTGGTGTTAGTGCTTGTTAGCTTGACCTGCGGCTTGATTTGAGAACAAATTGAATTGAAAAACATCTCCTTATCTTTGAGTCGGATTGAATTTCTTGCAACCCAAATGACATTGATCAAAAAAGTGATCAAAGCTTTGAGAGTTAAGGCACATTAAAGGGATTTATTGTTACTGCAAAATGACCATAAATCATCAGAAGAATTGAATTGCATATTAGAGTTAATGATTATGCTCGACCAAGACTAAATTTTGATAGCAAAAGCACAAGAGAGAAGAGGTGGTGAGAGGTCTCATAACTTTTATTGCATAGAGAATAGACATATGCCAAAACACACCCTCTATTTTGGAGATAAGCATTACCTGGCAACTTATCATGCATTAATCTCCATATCACTAATGATTTTGAAAGAGTTATATGTCTTCATACCATATGTCCTTTGCCCAAGACAGAGATGGATACAAtcgatttttaaaaatataagttTCTTTAAAAGACAAATTCCTTGTGCGAGGAGTCATCCAAATCATTTGATCATTATTGTCAATAGAAGAAGTTATGGAATTCACTCCGTCTTCAAGGAAGTGAAAATATCATGCCAAGCAGTTGGGAAGGACCAATCGTTATGATTACAGAAGTCAAAAACTTTGGTGTTGAGGTTGAACTTTGATGGAAGGGAATCTAAATGCAACTCATTAATAAGAGGTCCACCACACCAAGAATCTTTCTAGAAGTTGATGCTCCTCCAATCCCCAAGAATCCAACTAGAGTGGCTTTAGATAGTGTTGTTCTCAAACTTCATACCCTGTCAAATTAAAGAAGGAATGTGATGGTTTATAAATGATGTTGGTCTATTAACTCTTCCCATAAGTAAACATGTTTAATATTCCTTAAAAGCGTCCAAGTCCTACCCCAACTTGAGGGTAGAGGTCTCATTTTGACAAATGACATACATGAGACCTAGGCCATGTGAAGTTTTGGGTTGGCATACCTTCTTCCTAGAAAATGTCGCCAATTTTCTCTTGCTAACAGCACTACTCTATATTAAGTTCCTGGAAGCTAATTCAATAAACCTCAAGAGAGAAATGAGCCaagaataaacaaaaatataatgaGTTATCATATTTAGAAACATAGTTTGAACTAACAAAGCCCTGCCTATAGTAGAGAAAAGAGAGACCTTCCAAGCTGACGATTTACTAATCATCTTGTCTACAATGCGCTGGAGGTGTCTAACCCTGACTCTGTGTTTGAAAATAGGTACTCCAAGGTAATTGAAATGCAAAATGCCTTAGGAGAAACCATTAGATCCCACAATATTGTGGAGTCTAAATGTACTCATATTGAcgcaaaaatatttgatttagcaATGCTAAAAATCTATCTAGATACCTAAGTATACCTAGAGAAAATAAAAGTGAGACTTTGAATGTTAGAAGTAGTacctttgaaaaaaaaaaggatatcatCAATAAAAAGAATGTGACTTGGAAATGCCTCTGGTAAACACTTCCTCTGCCAAACAAAACAATAAATGTGAAAGTGGGTCCCCTGTCAAATAAGTGAAATGTTCGAAAAGCAATTTAGAGTAAGAGtgaaaaaacacctaaaactagCGCATGTGAAACTTATATAGGGTGAACGGTTAAAATCGATTCCGATTAATACAACACATTGTAAGAATCGTTATTTGGTTAGATATGATGGTGGAAGATTAGTTAGAGGCTAGGATCACATACTCCGTATTTGATTGAGGTTTCACTTGTTCCCTAATCATTGCCATGTCTTTTGTGTTGGACCCCATGATTGTAAGAATTCTCatgtaaatttaaattttttaaattattaatgtcTAACTAAAATTTATACAGGTGTGATGTTAACATAACAATCTCTAACGTAATTGTTGAATTAAGGTAGAAAATTTGCAACGTATGAGAATTCATAGACATAAAAAAACACATAAACAGAAATAATTGATCATGTTAATAAATTTCTCAACCAACACAAGTACACTAGCACACACCTCATTAACTAGTCAACAAACATTTCTAACCAAGAAAGATGAACTATACTATAGAAAAAAGAAAGCtacgaaagaaaaagaaaaagttgcaATAAGCAAAAGAAAAGTTAAATTGTTCCCATCATAGATCCCGTTTCCCTTGTCTTTGTCTTGCTTTCCATCTAAGCCTCTTACCTCTTTCTCACGTTTTCTTTTCCTTCCAAACAAATTTGTTTCCATCTTGCAAGTTTTTCTGTGCCATCTCTTCTTTCTCCTTTCTCTACCACACATAATCTTCAACACCAATATATCCCTTTAATCATAGCTTCAACATGAAACTTTTTCTCTAGTATTATATAACTCTTGTTTGTATTTAACTGCGATGCGATTCGGTTTGAACCATCAAACCTGTTAACCTAGTGTCTCCATGGCCCGACCCGATTATCCGACAACATGGATTCCTTACCTAAACAGTAAGGACTGTTCACAAGGTTTTTGTAGCATGTACTGTCCACAATGGTGCTACATAGTTTATCCTCCTCCTCCACCACCAACGTTTCAATACCCTGATGAtgattcaaaaccatatttttctCCTCTTGTTATTGCTATCATGGGAATTTTAGCCACGGCTTTCCTGTTACTAACTTACTATACTCTAATATCCAAATACTGTGGTCGGAGAGAATCCTCGGGGAGAAATAGCACTGACCCGGTTGACGAATTCACGCAAAATCGGCGCGAAAACTGTCAAGTTTCGACTTTTGGCTTAGATGATGTTCAGATTAAGTCCATTGCAGTTTTCAAATACAGAAAAGGCGACGGTTTTTTTGTTGGTACTGTCACTGATTGTTCCGTTTGTTTAAGTGAGTTTCAAGATGATGAAAGTGTTAGGCTTTTACCAATGTGTAACCATGTTTTTCATCTTCCTTGTATCGACACATGGCTCAAATCGAACTCGTCTTGTCCTCTATGTCGCGCTAACATATTCACTTTGAATGCTTCAACACTGCATGTTTCAGTTCCAGTTCCGGCAACGGTTATTGAGTTTCCTGCAAGAAATGAAACTTTTTTAGAAGATGAGCAAATTGTTGTGGAAGAAACAAGGATGCATCATCATAGAAGAGTTGATTCGAAGGCGCTTTCGTTGCGCGCTTTTAGTGATTTGTGTAATTTGCAAGGTGGGAGAGAAAGAATAATTGAAATTAGAGATGAGGTGTGTAGGTCAGTTTCTATGGATCATTcacttcaaaatggtttttcaaTTGGTGATGTGTTGAATATGAATGAAGATGGAGATTTTTGTGAAGAAGGATGTTCAATGGATTCATCAAAGAGACTAAGAGGAGAAAGTAGTAAGTCAAGGTACAAAAGAAAGGTGTTGCATTGTGTTAAGAGTCCAATTGCAATGAAGAGATCATTTTCTAGTGGAAGATTTTCACTTGGTAAAACAGATAGAGGAAGAAGAAACCATGAAATTTTCCCTGTTTGAAAATTTATGTTCtatgtttatttttatctttttgacgatatattattaataatgagATAAATCAATTTTTTGTGTGTAGCTGTCATAAATGTTACTAGTTTATTTTGGTATATTTGTAAGGCCAACAATGTCACAAATAGAATACCATAATATCTTTAGATAACGTCTTATGATTCTCTTACTTGTTTTTTATGAGATTTGTCTTATTTATTACAAGACGTGTTTGGATATATTTGGGGAACAGACGATTCATTGTAAGAAACTTTAAGACTTCAAATATTTATATGACTTTGTTAAGGATGTCTTATTCGATATATTTCGGCGTACCAAAGTATCTCTGAAGAAAAAATCGTCTGTAAATTTCTCGACTGGCCCATATGATGAGAGATCGATACTTAGGCCAACAAATATTCTAGTGTACGGATAGGTAGGAGAAAAATATGCATGTGTGGACTTGAATGGGGTTTCTCCATTAGTGGAATTGGGGACTAGGGGTTTTACAGTGGGATGATCAACCATCAAAGCCATTTCAAGTACAATGATCAACCATGAGAAAGCGTGTTTTGACAATCAACATGCATTCATACAATTTTCCTTTGACACTTTTAATTTCTTAGCACTAGAGGTAGTGAATCTTTTATAGAGAGTCCAAAGGCTCATGCAAAGCAATGTTTTGTCTCTCACGTCAATGGATATAATTGTTAAGATGATTGATTTTGTCCTTTTATTTCTATTACGATGATTCACAGTTTCGAATGCGGTAGAGAGGGGGTTGGCCTGCATGGTTATCACTCTAATGCTCAAGTCAGTAAGAGAGTGATAAGTGGAATTTTAATGGAATGAATTTGAATACCAgagaatggaacaaactcttaTTTAAATATGAGAATTGGTTAGCAACGTACTAAACAAGTGTGATGAGGTGCATTTTGCGGTCAGTCGTTGGATCAATGTGGACGATTGGATAAAACTTACTAAGGAGATTATTTGCTCGGAAGGGAGAAGAGGTCCACCTGCTCTTTGTTGAACGTTGCTCCATCCTATTAGTGGGCTTCCGTGTCTTTGAGCTCTATGGGTGGCTCCGAATAGTTACTCCCAAGCCCTTGTTTATGCGTTGCTAGACGAGGATTTGTGATATGTGTCTTTGCACGGCCAAGGATTCTAAGGGCGTGGAGATCTTTGATGGGACATTGCCGCTCTCGAGAAAGAATGCATTAAATTCTTCCTTTGTAATACGTCTCGTGGTGCTATGAATGATCAACATGTCTCCCTACGCTGGTTAgtaatgatgtttcccttacctTATAGTGCTCAAGTGCCTTTCGAACTGTTTTTGATGAGATCTCAATCGTTGATAGTATGGGTGATCTTACAGTATGCAATGCCTCAATAGGGTATATAAGTTTTCTGAAGCTTCACTTTATCTTTCAAACTATTTTTGACTTGCAAAATCTTTCTGCTTCTTTTATCGTTCTTTTCTACAAACGCTTTTTGTTCAACTGCAAGATCAACTTTGGTCGGTTTGTGGACTAGTGTTGGCCTTATATGTTTGGTTTTTCTTTGCTCCAAGTTACGAATTTCAACACTCTCCTTTTTCCTTCATTCAACTTCTTAGGGTTTCGAAGATAGTGAATGTTCGGTCTTGCTCGCGTATTGCATTGTACCTTCATCCTTTTGCAACATAAATTAATCATGGTTATTATATCAAATTCAACAAAGAAAGTTAGTAAGATATTTTGGAAAATCGGGTGAGTTTAGAGGATAAGAGGATACGACTAAGTTGTAAATGGCGCGAGTCTTACGACTAATTGGGGAGTGTTTCTCCcaaaaagaggataagaagtCAATATGACGGGTGTGCGACCCCTTTCCACGAATGCATGTTTTCTCACATACGGTACCACCTTTGTAAAACCCTTCTAAACAAaatgattattttaataaataattacacaTAAATCACCACATTGGTGTCACATCTTCAAATAAACATCATAACAACCATTCATGCTTTGTAACACGGGTTCTCAAATAACTAAATTCAAAATTCTTTAAATGATACAAACATATAATTTTCATACTTCACAACGGAATTCATAGTCTcaacttaattttatttattcaaataaaacTTCATAAACCTTGTAACTATTAAGTTCGACATCAAAGAACTTCTTAAATAACATCATTagtataattttattttcaaaataataataacttcaaaactcaagcATTCCCAACACtgtaggtgttttcatgttggctgcatttgtgctAAAATatacctgggtgtttaatgtcttgattgatgtcatgacatgatttatatggtgtcatgcaggctgcatatgtttaagctaatacaagtttttgttagtgaatgtcatgaccgatgtcatgacatccatgtatGACAGTAggatttgttatgttttattattatgtttcctgatttctctcaatctacaatttaggaaacattttattgtgtgctgaatatttctcctAGAAGATTTTGTTAACAGCACATTTTGTAACAACCTgatgacgtgtaaattaggttaacttggttaaccctaatttggttcttggaaagcccgaggcccaagagctgcaaataagaagactgcaatcctaatttggaacgcagagagatttgttaattgtgaagaatcgTAGTTCTGTGTCTAAGTGTTTAGTctctgataacacgaaaatgtatcgtttatttggctcgatttatatcaattatttccttattttattttaattatgttattttattgtgatattatgcgggtatttgcgatgtttcaggttttacgctcatattgagactatttgtgaaaaggaaagaaatggagctaaaatcactactatttgtgcctaaaagatggaaaaggggtgctgaagcaataaaggggtgcaaagaaggcccaattgtgcaaactacaagtccagcccacgaagaagccaattgcgcgtggcccaagtcattccagcacgtggagacgcacgtctccaacgtctctatgccacCTCACCAAAAGGAGACGCACGTCCCCAGCTGCCTCCtagatcttctccacttgagacgcacgtctcaagtcgttcaaaggctctccccaaaaagtggagacgcccgtctccagtccAGTGCCACGTGCCCAAGCTCCAAGCCcactaagagacgcccgtctccaaaagcacgtggaccccgccactttctccattaatttcgtggacaattccaagtccactcaccccatgattttctcaacttcccactatctccactacttctcacgtgaTAACTTCCACTTCCATTCACTATAAAAAGaggctgagcattcatttgaaggcatccaagttttaggcgcggaagcgctgttcatagttttaggcataaattatcactttgtaaaagtggtagtttctcatattgaggaactaccacaccattagttttaggcctacaatttatgtattcttggatcacaatcttgccgacattatttcaaagcttcactcaagtttcaagatttgttttgttcgtaatttaattcaagttcgctttgtctgctttacttccaggtttatttatttgcaattattttagtttcttgttcttataatattgttttatcattacaaaTCTAAATATGCGCATGTTCAtggttaataattataatttcatgtttaataattataatttcatgtttgtttctttaagtatgtctggctaatttatttagatgtcggtatgtaaagtaatctaacaaaagggatccgaaataaattggcttaattatgttttattaaatatcacttgtttttggtttgtatgtctaatttaattagtaagtcttaaaaccaatagagcgaaagtttgaggtcttaaggcagtcaaaggttaaaatcaatagagcgaaagtttgagatctttaactggatagtagacataggacattagttttaaggatggcgaaagcgtattaaaactgattagaatttatttactttcaaaaagtgtttttacacccgcgcgggatggcgaaagcgtacgttagggatattagcatgttccgagtcaacagagcgagagtttgagattaggagatttaagtagataacgacttcataaaacaagcattttattaattacgttgcttCCAAAAAGCTTtcctaaatctaatgggatggcgagagcgtacattacgagttaggacagtagtctgaaccaatagagcgagagtttgagaggaggacttttaaataacatagttagtaaagatctttgatttaattagaatctggccaatggaacttcggatcacctaagttagatgaaatacatactgatatccgtttgttattatattttacctagatttaagattttagtttccccatttataaaaaacccaaatatcattagccttagctttacatagtaactttagataacggtaggtcgatttatagtccctgtggattcgatatcttttaaaactacacgacacgattgtgcacttgcagttatcccgaccaatagacacgcaaagtcgcgatcagtctcttgtactccaagcaattgtctcttGATGATTGttttggaataggttgtttttgtactttgtcactctaatcttttaagcaagagtgtgtgtctcttgattgaagcttttaagcagatcaaagtgtgtttttgaagtgtgtcttctctctattttgtttaatatctgtttgtaatcactgctgtgattgaggggggatgagtggagatactcaggtctaggaatagattggaattacattgtgtaggtcttaagtgaggagttgtaaatgggggagtttaactctgaattaattctgcttatattggattccctccctagcttggtagcccctagagtaggtattgttgtaaaCTGAACTGGGTGAAAAATTtgatgtgttctttactgtttttatcCATTTCTATTTTAACGCTTTATTCTGTCTGagtgtggatgtcataacatctagtaCGACATCGCGTGTGAGGTACTATAATTTTCAAACACGacgttacatatcagagcaagataCCTCTAActtaaaataaactaataaagCACTCTGAAACTTTCCTCTAAGCTTCAACAAAATATTCTTGATCACTTGCAAGTTACCCACGTTTCGAGACAACATTTCCAATAAGAAAGGGTGAGTAATTGCATATCATTATAAAAGATATGAGTAATCATAGTAGTTGCACAACAATTATCAAAGATTTCACCCTTCAATCTTATTTCACATACTTACTCACAATATCACATCATTAGTTCATTCACCCCATAAACACATCAATAATCAACAATCGTCAGACTAAACATCATTTATTCAAACATCATCAAATGTCACTTAATTCGTTATCATGCAATGCCACAACGGATGCAATGCAACATCATTGActcatgtatgtggtaccaaaacTTCACTGATGACTTAGTCATCTATACCTCCAAGGATCCCTACCTATAGGATCGATTCCCACTTGGAACCAGACAACTTCACAATATTGCACCTAATCCACATTATGGGATTGAGGTCGTCACTAGACTAGCGTCCTAACACTAGACCAATCATCTTGCAATCATCACTGGACCAATGTCCTAAcatatgctatgaatgtatgatgcACAACAACATAATAATCACGACCACGACTAGTTAAAATGCATCCCATTCATATGCTCATCATATCATATAATCATCATCCCAGTACATCAACGTCACAATCATCTCAATTAATACCACACATGCCTCGTATTTATCATGTTATACGCCATCACAACAACGCCACATTACAACAAGAATATACTCACTTATAATCCTCTTCACAAAGCATGTATCATAATCATATACACATAAGTAAATAACAAAGTTTCATGTTTAATTCTAATAGGTCTCCAAAATCATCCTTTCATGCATATTTAATCCTTTTAAAATGAAGTATAAATTATGATAAGATATAAACATGCATAATCTCataaaaagtcaaataaaatataaattttcataTCCCAGGCCACGCTAAGCGGGCCTCACGATGCTAAACGCCCTCCCAACCCTTTCCAACCAGAGATTTTGGTGCTAAGCCTACAAGCAGGCACTACAGCTTCTAAAACCACCTACGCTAAGCATTCTCAAAGGTGCTAAGCTCcctctgcgatttgcagaaaaatGCATGCACGGACAACATCAGTCCCCTACGATTCCTTGACCCCCAAGACACATTATAGTCATCATTTTCCTAGAATTTAAGGCATAACAGCCTATTTCTAACATGTATTTTCCATTAGGAACATCACAATACAATTATTCATCACAATTCCAAGAATCATCATCAAAACCTAAACTTTCAATTTCATAGAAATATTGAAATTGACCCTAGCTCATGTTACTATCCATCATATGGCTAAATACTAACATCATTAGTCATACCAATTTCATATTCCGACATCAACCATCATGATTTCATCACAATCATCACATTCCAtataaacatcaaattcatcataaacCCCAACAAACcctatgtaacaccctaatttccacgacgtttattaatataaaattagaGTAATTTGTCCAAATAATAAACATGAAATTAGGATGTCACACTTCTCAAAACATATTAGACTTGCTCAATTATttaaatagatacataacacattatACAGATGAACCAAAACAAAACTTCATAATTCTCAACTTCTCATTTTACTACGCAGCGGAAAAATTCACATACTATTATCAAATAATATGCACCCAGCATAAACAACATTTATTCAAATAATAAGGACTTCATAAGACTCCAAACAATCATCAAAGAAAACAAGAGTAACTAAGCTTTCATCTCcttagtgttacgtatcagagcacgaCCCGACTCAACATAAGCAATAGGAAGATCAACATCTTCCAAGCTACTCCAAAGGCGCACTAATCCTCTTTACCTGCACCTTATCCACGTAgcggcaacattcaaacagaaaggatgagatatcataacaatataaataAGCATATGATAACAAGTAGATGAGAATAGAAttatacacaattcaccacttaaCAAAATGTCAACAACATTTATCAACTAGTATACAATTATTCCTTATTACATCACTCATCATCGCATCATCATTTATACAAGAATTCATCACCAATCAACTCATCATCATTCACCGTCATGTAAAATGCAACTAGACCAATGACTATACAAATGCATGGGGTACCAATAGGGCATACACCCTCATCACAAAATTGTCAATAAATAGAGGGATCAACAAGGCATACATCTTCATCATAATTTGCACTCAATCCACACAATGGGATTGAGGCCGTcttagtttg includes these proteins:
- the LOC131620577 gene encoding RING-H2 finger protein ATL52-like; this encodes MARPDYPTTWIPYLNSKDCSQGFCSMYCPQWCYIVYPPPPPPTFQYPDDDSKPYFSPLVIAIMGILATAFLLLTYYTLISKYCGRRESSGRNSTDPVDEFTQNRRENCQVSTFGLDDVQIKSIAVFKYRKGDGFFVGTVTDCSVCLSEFQDDESVRLLPMCNHVFHLPCIDTWLKSNSSCPLCRANIFTLNASTLHVSVPVPATVIEFPARNETFLEDEQIVVEETRMHHHRRVDSKALSLRAFSDLCNLQGGRERIIEIRDEVCRSVSMDHSLQNGFSIGDVLNMNEDGDFCEEGCSMDSSKRLRGESSKSRYKRKVLHCVKSPIAMKRSFSSGRFSLGKTDRGRRNHEIFPV